TATCTTCCTGAGGCCGAAGAAGAGCAATGAGGAGAATCCGAGGGCTACAAGCTCTGCAAGCAGGTCAGGATAAATTCCGTACAAAAATATGTTCGCGAGGACTATGACCCTCCTTATAACGGCAAAGGGAATGGCCACTGCGATTAATATCCAGCCAATGGATCTCTCGGTTACGCGGATGAGCCTGAAGGACAAATAAGCCGCCGCCACCTGAAAGGCGAGCGAGAGTGCGACAACGGACGAAATGAAAACAATCTTCAACTCCACATGCAAATGGTATCACAACCGTATGCACTTGTGCAAAACAGTGCAGGGGGGAATCCAGCGTATAGGGTGTGTATGGGTTCGAGAATTGACCCTGCCTTAGCCTTTCGGTTAAGATTTCTCTATGGAGATTAAGCCATTTTCAACAACAGGCATTGGAAGCCTTCCCCATACAGACCCTCTAAAGGCTGTAAGGGTTGTCCTTGAGACATTTGACATACCATTCTGGCCACAGATGACAAGGCTCTCATTCAAGGAAGGCATGATTGCCCAGTATTCTGAGGGAATGCCTTTTATAAAGGTAGATTCAGAGCAAGGCTCTATATGGATAGACAAAGACAATCCTCAGGGTCTTGAGAGGTTTTATGAGACTTACACAGATGAAACACTTATTTCAATCTCAGAGGACTATGCAAAGGGGCTTTATGCCTTCCTTAACTTGATAAGAGAAAGGCAGTTTGAGTTTCTCAAGTGCCATGTGACAGGTCCTCTTACATTCACTTTAGGACTTAAGGACAAAACAGGTGTGCCTGTTTATTATGACGAGGAGCTAAGGGAGATTTCCCTTATGCTCCTTAAAGCAAAAATCAGGTGGCAGATTGAGACATTCAAAGTAAACGCAAAAGGCGTTATAATGTTCATAGATGAGCCAATCCTTTCTGCATTGGGAAGCACTGCTTATATTGGGGTAAAAGAAGATGAGGCACTTAGACTTCTTAAGGAGACCTCGGATGCCATCTGGAAAGCAGGTGGAATCCCTGGGATTCACTGTTGTGGAAGGGCAGACTGGCCACTGGTTACGAAGGCAGGCGTAAGGATATTAAACTTTGATGCCTATGGATATGCAGACACACTGATGATATATCCAGAGGAGATAAGGAGTTTTATGGAGCAGGGCGGAATACTTGCATGGGGAATTGTGCCAACGACAGAGGCAATAAGGCGGGAGACAGATACCTCCATAAGGAGGCGGTTTCTTGAGGCATTAGATAGATTTTCAAAGCACATACCCATTGAGAGCCTGCGTAAAAACATTATCCTTACACCCTCATGCGGAACAGGCTCTTTAAGCATCCCCGAGGCACTGAAGGTCTTTCAACTGCTTGCGAGGCTTAAGGAGGATGTGTCATGACAAGAGGAATATTTATATCGTTTGAGGGCATAGAAGGCACTGGGAAAACAACACAAGTTGTGCTCATTAAAGAGTATCTCGAAAAAAAAAGGCACACTGTTATAATTTCCAAAGAGCCGGGTGGAACAGCCATAAGCGAAAGAATCAGAGAGATTCTTCTTTCCACAGAGCACAAAGAGATGGATAGCCTCACAGAGCTTTTCCTTTATTTTGCCTCTCGAAGACAGCACATAAAGGAGCTTATTGTCCCTTCTTTAGAGGCAGGCAAGATAGTAATCACAGACAGGTTTTCCGATTCCACAAAGGCATATCAGGGATATGCGAGGGGCATAGATGTGGGCTTTATAGATACCCTTAACAAAGCAGTCACAGGCGGGCTCATGCCTGACCTGACAGTGCTTCTCGATACAGATGTAGAGACAGGGCTGAAACGGAACATGGGAATTAACAAACTCGACAGGCTCGAGCTTGAGGATATAGAGTTCCATAAAAGGGTAAGAGAGGGCTATCTCCTTTTAGCCAAAAAAGAGCCTAATAGGATAAAGGTCGTAGATGCAGGATTAACTGTTGAAAAGATACATGACAGGGTAGTTGAGATAGTAGAGAAATACCTTATGAGGGGTCAGAGTCGCTGAATAATCCTGCTATAATCCTTCTTAACTTAGGCGGACCTGACTGCATCGAGGCAGTTAAGCCGTTTCTTTATAATCTCTTCAAAGACCGTGAGATTATCAGGCTTGGTCCATCGTTTATGCAAAAGCCCCTTGCATGGCTCATCTCGAGCCTGAGGCAGGGAAAGACAAAGGAGGCATATACCCTCATTGGAGGCAGGTCCCCTATCTTAGACATTACAATGGCACAGGCAGATGAACTTCAAAAGGCAGTAGGCTTAAAGGTCTATGTTGCAATGAGGTACTGGAGACCATATACAGATGATGTTGTCAGAGAAATTAACAGGGAGGGCATAAAGAAGCTCATTTGCCTGACTCTATATCCTCATTACTCAAAGGCAACGACAGGCTCTGCAATGGAGGACTTTAAAAGGGCTGTCAGGAAATACCCTATTGAGTATCATGCAGTTACCTCTTGGTTTAACCAACCTTCTTATATAGAGGCACTTATCCATGTAATTAAAAAAGGCGTTGGGAGCGTTCAAGACATCCATCTCCTTTTTAGTGCACACAGTCTTCCTCAGAGATTCATAGACGAAGGAGACCCATATATGAATGAGATTATGGGGACGATTAACGAGGTAATGAAGCACTTCCCTAACATGACTAACAGGTGGCATATATCTTATCAATCAAAGAGCGGTCCTGTAAGGTGGCTTAAACCTTCAACTGATGAGATGTTAAGAAAGCTCTCGGCAGGAGGTGTTAAGAATGTCCTCGTTATACCAATAAGCTTTGTCTCGGACCATATGGAGACACTTTATGAGATTGATATATTATACAAGGGCATTGCCGAAAGGCTCGGCATAGAGCTTAAAAGAACAGAGTCTTTGAATACCAATCCTATATTTATTCGCGCACTCAGAGAGATTGCCTTAGATGCAATTAAATCAGCAGGTTGGAGCCTATGAGCCTAATAATCATTGGAGGTGGAATCTCAGGGCTCTCTCTTGCCTATAGCCTCGTTTCAGGTAAAGGAGACATCGAGCTTACCCTCATAGAGGCTGATAGAAAGTTAGGCGGAAAGGTCTGTAGCCAGACCGAAAGAGGCTATATTTTTGAATCAGGGGTCAATGCCTTTCTTAATAACAAGCCTAAAACCCTCGAGCTTGCATCACACCTTTTGCTTCACCCGCTTAGAAGTAGCGATTCTGCAAGAAAAAGGTTTATATATTCAGAGGGAAAACTCCACAGGCTTTCTGAATCTCCGCCTGCCTTTTTAGCCTCATCCCTTATGAGTCTTCCGGGGAAGCTGAGAATCCTCCTTGAGCCTTTTATGCCAAAAGGAGCTAAAGATGACGAAAGCCTTGCTGATTTTGCAAGAAGAAGGCTTGGAAAAGAGGCATACGAAAAGCTCATAGACCCAATGGCATCAGGCATCTATGCAGGCGACCCAGAGACGATGAGCCTCAAAAGTTGTTTTCCAAGGATATATGAGCTTGAGAATGAATACGGTTCTCTTATAAGGGCATTGATAAAGCTAAAGAAGGAGGCAAAAAAAACAGGGGCAAAGGTAAGTGCAGGTCCATCTGGTGTCCTCACCTCATTCCCTTCAGGCATGTCGAGCATGACCGATGCCTTAGGAGCAGTCCTTAAACACAGGATAAAAACCCAAAGCAAGGCAGTCTCCATAGAGAAAACAAAACAGGGCTATGCAGTGTATTTAGAGGATGGCTCGAGGCTCGAGGCAGAAAGGATTGTCCTTGCCACACCTGCCTATGAAAGTGCAAATATCCTTAAAGAGATGGATAAAAGTTTTTCCGACGCCCTCGAGGAGATTCCGTATCCGCCTCTCTCTATTGTGGCTTTGGCGTATAAGAAGGAAAAACTAAAGGCATCCCTCGATGCATTTGGATTCCTCGTGCCCAAAAAAGAGGGAAGAAGAATCTTAGGTGCGCTTTATGATTCAAGTATATTCCCAAATAGAGCACCTGAGGGCTATGTTCTTCTTAGGTGCATGGCAGGTGGTGCAAAGTCTCCTGAGATTGCACTTATGGATGATAAGAGGCTCCTGAGTTCGGTCCTTGAAGACCTAAGAGACATTTCAGGCATAAGGACAGAGCCCGAGCTCATTAAAATCTTCAGACATGAAAAGGCAATACCACAGTATCTTATAGGTCATAGCGAAAGATTAAGAAAGATAGATGAGATACTGCAAAGATATAAAGGACTCTATATTACAGGTAATAGCCTAAGAGGTATCGGGTTTAACGACTGCATAGAGAACTCATATAAGTTATCAGAAAGGATTCTTCAGCCTGTTACCTCAGAAAGCCACTTAAGATAGTCCTCTGAGCCTTCTACTATTGGAAGTGCAATGACCTCTGGCACGGAGTAGGTATGAAGCTCCTTAACCCTCTTAAGAAGTGGCTCAAAAAGGCTCTGCCTTGTTTTCAGTATCATAAGGACTTCAGGTTCATCCTCAATCTTACCCTGCCAGCTATATATAGACCGCACTCCCTTTATGATATTTACACAGCCTGCAAGCCTCTCACTTACAAGTGCATTTGCAATCTTGACTGCCTCATCCTCATTGGGTGCTGTGATAAAGACAACGATGTATTCAGACATCATCTATAAACCTCCCATCCCTCATAAGCTCTGTCTTTGTGCCTTTCTTATCTATAAGTATTAGGGTTGGCTTTAGGAACACAAAGTCCTGATGAAAAGGCGTCTTGACATTACCCCCAAATGAGCTATTGTCTCCCAGTGCTATGTGTATAGTGCCCATTATCTTTTCGGATTCAAGGATGTTATCGAGCCTTTTTGCCATATCATTTGTGCCAATGCCAAGCTCTGCGATATTTCTGTTTTCCTTTCTTTCATTGAGCTTTTCTCCGAGATATGTGACATAAGGCTCACTGCCCGAGACATCTTTGACATTGCCTTCCTTTACGATGAGTGTAATGGGTGAGGCAAGTCTTCTCGTTGGTGCCCATTCTAAGATGAGCTTTCCATTAGCAGTTCCTTCGATGGGCGAAAGGAAAACCTCACCTGCAGGAAGGTTTCCAAAAGAGCCTGCCTTTGTAAGTATACCTGTGTCAGAGTGGATTTTTCTTTTGCCTCTTTGAAATTTAAGGTGTGTGCCGTTTGAGGTCTTA
This portion of the Nitrospirota bacterium genome encodes:
- a CDS encoding methionine synthase; the protein is MEIKPFSTTGIGSLPHTDPLKAVRVVLETFDIPFWPQMTRLSFKEGMIAQYSEGMPFIKVDSEQGSIWIDKDNPQGLERFYETYTDETLISISEDYAKGLYAFLNLIRERQFEFLKCHVTGPLTFTLGLKDKTGVPVYYDEELREISLMLLKAKIRWQIETFKVNAKGVIMFIDEPILSALGSTAYIGVKEDEALRLLKETSDAIWKAGGIPGIHCCGRADWPLVTKAGVRILNFDAYGYADTLMIYPEEIRSFMEQGGILAWGIVPTTEAIRRETDTSIRRRFLEALDRFSKHIPIESLRKNIILTPSCGTGSLSIPEALKVFQLLARLKEDVS
- a CDS encoding dTMP kinase — protein: MTRGIFISFEGIEGTGKTTQVVLIKEYLEKKRHTVIISKEPGGTAISERIREILLSTEHKEMDSLTELFLYFASRRQHIKELIVPSLEAGKIVITDRFSDSTKAYQGYARGIDVGFIDTLNKAVTGGLMPDLTVLLDTDVETGLKRNMGINKLDRLELEDIEFHKRVREGYLLLAKKEPNRIKVVDAGLTVEKIHDRVVEIVEKYLMRGQSR
- the hemH gene encoding ferrochelatase, with product MNNPAIILLNLGGPDCIEAVKPFLYNLFKDREIIRLGPSFMQKPLAWLISSLRQGKTKEAYTLIGGRSPILDITMAQADELQKAVGLKVYVAMRYWRPYTDDVVREINREGIKKLICLTLYPHYSKATTGSAMEDFKRAVRKYPIEYHAVTSWFNQPSYIEALIHVIKKGVGSVQDIHLLFSAHSLPQRFIDEGDPYMNEIMGTINEVMKHFPNMTNRWHISYQSKSGPVRWLKPSTDEMLRKLSAGGVKNVLVIPISFVSDHMETLYEIDILYKGIAERLGIELKRTESLNTNPIFIRALREIALDAIKSAGWSL
- the hemG gene encoding protoporphyrinogen oxidase, with the translated sequence MSLIIIGGGISGLSLAYSLVSGKGDIELTLIEADRKLGGKVCSQTERGYIFESGVNAFLNNKPKTLELASHLLLHPLRSSDSARKRFIYSEGKLHRLSESPPAFLASSLMSLPGKLRILLEPFMPKGAKDDESLADFARRRLGKEAYEKLIDPMASGIYAGDPETMSLKSCFPRIYELENEYGSLIRALIKLKKEAKKTGAKVSAGPSGVLTSFPSGMSSMTDALGAVLKHRIKTQSKAVSIEKTKQGYAVYLEDGSRLEAERIVLATPAYESANILKEMDKSFSDALEEIPYPPLSIVALAYKKEKLKASLDAFGFLVPKKEGRRILGALYDSSIFPNRAPEGYVLLRCMAGGAKSPEIALMDDKRLLSSVLEDLRDISGIRTEPELIKIFRHEKAIPQYLIGHSERLRKIDEILQRYKGLYITGNSLRGIGFNDCIENSYKLSERILQPVTSESHLR
- a CDS encoding divalent-cation tolerance protein CutA, which translates into the protein MSEYIVVFITAPNEDEAVKIANALVSERLAGCVNIIKGVRSIYSWQGKIEDEPEVLMILKTRQSLFEPLLKRVKELHTYSVPEVIALPIVEGSEDYLKWLSEVTG
- a CDS encoding aminopeptidase, which codes for MLRDIAILTAEAGRSLSKKVLFYEYPATGTHAKEPPLKLWECAFGKRAISALKKAGILKPLLSKKATDAQIKQAQKIILRYKKSAPHAVIALSNYSTTHTLFRNLLTKVCGSRYASMPLFDVGMLETGMAVNYKELKKRTDLISKTLRKADSIEIKTSNGTHLKFQRGKRKIHSDTGILTKAGSFGNLPAGEVFLSPIEGTANGKLILEWAPTRRLASPITLIVKEGNVKDVSGSEPYVTYLGEKLNERKENRNIAELGIGTNDMAKRLDNILESEKIMGTIHIALGDNSSFGGNVKTPFHQDFVFLKPTLILIDKKGTKTELMRDGRFIDDV